Part of the Candidatus Zixiibacteriota bacterium genome is shown below.
AATCGATGAGAGTTTCGACCAGCACTTCGGTTTCCGGACGGGGTATCAGCACGTTTTGATTTACTTTAAGCCGCACATTGTAAAACTCGACCTCGCCTATCAGATATTGCAGGGGGAAATGCTTGCATCTTTTATCGATAAGTTCGTTAAATGTTTTTATAATATCATTACCTACTTTATTATCACTCGCAAGCTGAAGCTCGGATGGCGTTTTATTTAATAGATGCTGAAGGAAAAGCCGTGAAGACAGCTTGGCATCATCGATGCCGGCTTGCGCCAGCCTTTTTGCGCCCTGCCTTAAAAGTTTGGCTATCGTAAGGGACATCGGCTATTCAAAGATACGGAACGGATCTTTGCCGTAGGGACCTTTATCGAAAAGGGCGATACCCGCATCGGTACAACCACCTCTTGGATAGATAAACTGAGGCTGTCCCGCCGCTGTAGTTATCATCGGCGATGCCGGCTGACCGTAAATGCTTCCCGGCAGCCCTACTGCTAAGCCTGCTCCGACAAGAGCCGTTGTTTTAATAAAATCTCTTCGTTTCAAAATATAAACCTGTAATTTAAACCCGCTTGCATGGTAGAGCCATTAAAACGATAGTCTCTATCTTCAACGGATATTGTATTTAATTGATACTTATACAACATATCCAAACCAACCGGTCCGGCAACAGCTATATCCAATCCGATAACGCCGTATATACAGAAACCTTTACCATTGTAGCCGCCTGTTTCCTCCAATGAGCTTAACCCTGTTCCCATAGCGAATACCATATAGTTGGCGCCCGAATCCGTAAGGCAATGATTTATTCGGCATTCCATATAATAGCCGCACAAAACTATATCCGTATCGAAATACCCAAGCGGATTAATATTCTCCTTGAGATACTCAAAGCTTGGTCCAATCGAAAGCAGGTCGGAGAAATAGTATTCGGTGGACACCCTGTATGAAAGATGGTCGTAAATATCATAGCTGCTGTTATTGTTGGTGAATTCTATCTCGCCAATCGGCACATAGGATATGCCTATACGGGTTGTAATCTTCCTGTGATTAATTGATTCCCCGGGTTGTTGGGCATATAAAGCGGATGTTATCATCATTATCGCTATAAAAAATATCCGTATTATCATTCTGCCGATACAAGATTAAAATTGTCGATTTTCATAGCCGGCACATACATCAGAACGCCATACTTGGGAACAAGCCGCCTTTCTTTTGAAAGCATTCTGGCGTTTGAAAAAGCCTCAAGCATCGATTGATTGACACGCATATCGTTTATCGGCGCGGTTATCTTGCCGTTTTCAACTAAAAATGTGCCATCGCGGGTAGTGCCGGTTACAGTCGTCCGCATCGGGTTGACAAAGTTTAGATACCAAAAATGAGTAATGTAAATGCCTCTTTCTGTGGAAGCGATAATCTCATCAAGTGATTTGTCGCCGGATTCTATTACCATCGCCTTGGGATAAGGTCCAAAACTGTTGCCGGGAGCCAATGCATTGCCGGTTGATTCGACATTGCTGAGTTTGGCGTAGTAGCTATTATAGACAACATCCTTTGCTATGCCTTTTTCAACAATGCTGACTTTTTTACGCGGAATACCCTCATAATCGAAGCTCATATATTTCATAACCGGGTGAAATGGGTCTTCAGTGATAGTGATA
Proteins encoded:
- a CDS encoding twin-arginine translocation signal domain-containing protein; amino-acid sequence: MKRRDFIKTTALVGAGLAVGLPGSIYGQPASPMITTAAGQPQFIYPRGGCTDAGIALFDKGPYGKDPFRIFE